GTGGTCGCCCAGCACGTGCTCGTTGAGGTTCTCGCCGGTGCCGACGCCGGCGAAGAACGTCCGGCCGTCGAACATCGCCGCCGCCGTCGCGGCCGCCTGCGCGTAGATCGCCGGGTGGATCCGGATGATCGGCGCCGAGACGCCCACGCCGACGTCGACGTCGTCAGTCGCCGCCGCGACGCCGCCCAGCGTCGACCAGACGAACGGCGCGTTCCCCTGCGCGCTGACCCACGGGTGGAAGTGGTCCGAGGCGGAGACGAAGTCGAAGCCCACCTCCTCCGCCCGCGCGGCGTGCTCGACCAGGTCGTTCGGGCTGTGCTCCTCGCTGGAGAGAGTGTATCCGATCTGGGGCATTGATGACTCCGGGGCGGTCTGGCGGCCGCCGACTCCCTCCGCTTCACGTGTCAGCAAGGTAATTCTATTGCCGGCGTGAGCGGGGTGCTTGTGGGGCGGGCGTGTGGTGACGGACAGGCCCGCCCTCGCCGAGTGAGTCACCCGCAACGGTATTGGTTACGCAGCCAATCGGCTGTAATCGGAATGGGGGTGCCCTCCGCCCGGCGGAGTCCCACCGCGTTGATCGCAGTCAACGTCTTCCTGATCGCGATCATCGCCGCTGGGCTCGGATTCCGGGTCGCCAGCGGGGCGGAGCTGTCGGGCGCGTGCCTCGCCAGCGTGGCCACCGGCGTCCCCGCCCACGTCGCCTTCGCCGTCGGCGCCTATCGGCTCGGCCGCTCGGAGGTCACACCGGAGTCCTATCCTCGGATCGTCCGGTGGACGCTCGTCGGCGCGGGACTGCTCGCCGCGCTCGTCGGCGTCTTCGCGGTCACGCTGCACGAGTCGTGGGTCGCGGTGGCCGGGACGATCAGGTGGGCGGTGGGGATCGGCGGCGGCGCTGGCTTCTTCGCCGGCTTCGTCAGCGCTCGCCTGACCGAGCAGCGCCTCGCGGCCGAGCGTGCCTCCGTCCGCGCCGAGGAGGCCAGGCGGCGACAGGAGTCGCTGGAGTACCTCAACGCGCTCCTCCGTCACGAGGTCCTGAACGCGGCGACCGTCGTCTCGGGGCGGACGGCACACCTCCAGTCGCAGTCCGAGGACGACGACCTCGCCGAGCACCTCGCGGCCATCAGGCGCCAGGCCGACGACATGGCCGCGACCGTCGACGACGTCCGCACCCTGATTCAGGCGAGCACGGACGCGGCGGACCTCGAACCGATCGACGCCGTACCGATCGTCGAGGAGCAGCTCCGGACGCTCGACGAGCAGTACGACCGCCTCCGGACGGAGTCGGACCTGCCGGCGACGGCGGTCGTGCGCGCCGACGACCTCCTCGGGCGGCTCTTCGAGGAGCTGTTCCGGAACTGTATCGAGCACGCCGACGCCGCCCCCGTCCGCCTCACCGTCACGGGCCGGACGACCGACGAGCACCTCGTCGTCGAGGTGGCCGACGACGGGCCGGGGATTCCGCCCGACCTGCGCGAGGGGTTGTTCGCGCAGGGCGTCGATCGGCTGGACGAGAAGAGCCGGCTGGGAGCGGCCATCGTCGGCCAGCTGACCGAGACGTACGGTGGGGACGTCGAACTGACCGAGACTGGCCCGGACGGGACGGTCGTCACGGTCCGGTTGCCACTGGCGACGCCGCGGACGGGGAGCGGCGGAAGCCGGTCGACGACGGCGGACGACGGTCGCGAGTAGCTGCGAAAGCCTGTTTTGCCTCGGGGCGCTGGTCCACGACAATGAGCGACAGCGACTCTGGTGGTCCCAAGCAGGTCTCCGACCCGGAGTACCACAGCGAGAACCACACGGCCGCCCAGACGTGTGGCTGGACCGCCAACGCCGTCCGGGGGGAGGGCAAGTGCTACAAGTACATCTTCTATGGGATCGAGTCGCACAGGTGCATCCAGATGACGCCCGTCGTGAAGTGCAACGAGCGGTGCGTCTTCTGCTGGCGGGACCACGCCGGCCACGCCTACGAACTGGACGGCGTCGAGTGGGACGACCCGGCCGCGGTCGCCGAGGCCTCGCTGGACCTCCAGAAGCGGCTCCTCTCGGGGTTCGGCGGCAACGACGAGGTGCCCGACCAGGTGTTCGAGGAGGCCATGGAGCCGCGCCACGTCGCCATCTCGCTGGACGGCGAACCCACGCTCTACCCCTACCTGCCGGAGCTCATCGAGGAGTTCCACGACCGCGACATCACCACCTTCCTCGTCTCGAACGGCACCAACCCCGACGTGCTCGCCGACTGTGACCCGACGCAGCTGTACGTCTCCGTCGACGCCCCCGACCGCAAGACGTTCGACTCGACCGTCAAGGCCGTCGAGGACGGCGCCTGGGACTCGCTGATCGACACGCTAGACGTCCTCGCCGAGAAGGAGGAGACACGCACCGTAATCCGGACGACGCTGGTCAAGGGCCACAACATGCACCACCCCGCGTGGTACGCGGCGATGTGCGACCGCGCGAACGCCGACTTCGTCGAGATGAAGGCCTACATGCACGTCGGACACTCGCGGGGCCGGCTGGACCGGGACTCGATGCCCAGTCACGACGAGGTCCGCGCGTTCACCGAGGACGTCCAGCAGTTCCTGCCCGACCACGACGTCATCAAGGAGGTCGAGGAGTCCCACGTCGCGGTGCTCGCGCGCGACGAGGAGACTTGGGTCCCGAAGCTGGAGAAGGGCAGCGAGTTCTGGGAGCGGGATCCGGTGGTTAGTTACTGAGTGCGAGGTTCCGACCGACGGGAGGCCTCGGACAGAGCGAGCGGGAGCGACCGCAGGGAGCGACACGCGAGCCGCGAGGTTCCGACCGCGGGGAGGAACCTCGGACAGAGCGAGCGGGAGCGACCGCAGGGAGCGACACGCGAGCCGCGAGGACCTCGGACGGTGACGAGTGAATCGTATCTTAACCTATGTGTTTTAGTGACAGAATCGTTGTAATGTGCTAGAATGGGATCCTCGTCGCCCTCAGAATCGCCACTTCGTACTCGGGCCCAGCGGCAGGAATTCGTTGCCGATATCGGTCGGCTGGCCCTGGAGGCGGGCGACTTCGAGCGGCTACTGGACGAGGTCGTGGTGGGGATTGCGGCGGGGCTGGACGTCCCGCTGAGTCAGGCACTGGAACTGCGGCCCGACGGCGACGAAGCGCTCCTCAGACGCGGCGCGGGCTGGGACGACGGGCTCGTCGGCACCGCCGCCGTCCCGACGGAGGGGTCGACGGCGGGACGGGCCCTCGAGACCGGCGAACCGGTCGCCGTCGACGACCTGCGCGCGGACGAGCGGTCCGCCGCGGCCGGGGCGCTCACGGATCGCGACGTCGTCGCCGCCGTCAGCGTCGTCGTCGGCCCGAGGGACGACCCGTGGGGCGTCCTGGAGGCGTACGCGACCGAGGATGGGGCGTTCGCAGACGCCGACGTGGCCTTCCTCCGGAGCGTCGCGAACGCCCTGGCGGCGGCCGTCGAGACCGACCGCGTCCGGGACGACCGCGACCGGGAGCTGGAGCGCTACGAGCGCCTCGTCGACCGGCTCCCGGTCGGCGTCTACCGCAACACGCCCGGCCACGACGGGGAGTTCGTCGAGGTCAACGACGCGATGCTGTCGATCTTCGACGCCGACAGCGAGTCTGAGCTGCTGGACTGCGACGTCAGCGCGCTCTACCCCGACCCCGAGCAGCGCAGCGAGTTCAGCGAGCGGCTCGAGCGCGAAGGGGTCGTCGAGGACGTGGAACTAAAGCAGGAGACCCTCGACGGACGGCCGATCTGGATATCGGTGACCGCGATCCGGACCGAGGAGGACGGCGAGGTCTACTTCGACGGCATCGTTCGCGACGTCACCGAGCGCAAGCGCACCCAGCAGCGACTGGCGGAGGAGCGCGACACGTTCGCCGAGGGGCCGGCGGTCGTCTTCCGGTGGAAGAACGAGGAGGGGTGGCCGGTCGAGTACGTCTCCGAGAACGTCGAGGACGTGTTCGGCTACGCGCCGGCGGAGCTGGAGTCCGGCGACGTCCCGTACACGGACCTGCTCCTCGAGGGGGAGATCGACCGGATCGCCGCCGAGGTCGCCGAACACAGCGACGAGACGACCGAGCGGTTCAGCCACGAGCCCTACCGCGTCCGGACGAAGGACGGCGAGGTCCGCTGGGTGAAGGACACCACGAAGGTCGTCCGCGACGAGGCCGGCGAGATCACCCACTACATGGGGTACCTAGTCGACATCACCGAGCGCACGGTCCGGGAGCGGGAGCTGGAGGAGTCCGAGCAGCGCTACCGCACGCTGATCGATCACTTCCCCAACGGCGCCGTCGCCCTGGTCGACGAGGACCTCCGCTACCGGACCGTGGGCGGCGAACCGGAGCGGATCGCGGACCTGACCGCCGACGAACTGGAAGGGGAGCCGGTCGCCGAAGCGGTGTCGCCGGAGCTGGCGGCCGAACTCGTCCCCCGCTACGAGGCCGCCCTCGAAGGGACAGCCGACTCGTTCGAAGCGGAACTGGACGGGCGGTGCTTCCAGTTTCAGGTCGTGCCCGTCCGCGACGGGGACGGCGAGGTCTTCGCCGCGCTCGGCACCTCGCAGGACGTCACCGAACGGACGAAGCACGAGCGGATGCTGACCAAGTACGAGGCCATCGTCGAGACGATCGACGACGGCATCTACGTGAAAGACGAGGACGGCCGGTTCACGATCGTCAACGAGGCCTACGCCGAGATGACCGGCTACGACCGCGAGGAGCTGATCGGCGAGCACGCCTCCATGGTAGTCGACGAGTCGACCATCCAGCGGTCGCGGGCGACGTTGGACAGCGGCGACGGGAACCGGGTCATGGAGGCCGACATCGAGACGGCCGGCGGCGACCGGTTGCCGGCCGAGGCGACGTTCGCGACGCTGGAGACGGGCGACGGCGAGTCGGAGGAGATCGGCGTGGTGCGGGACGTGAGCGAACGCAAGGAGCGCGAGCGCGAACTGGAGCGCTACGAGACCATCGTCGAGGCCGTCAACGACGGCGTGTACGTGGTCGACGAGGACGGCCGGTTCACGATGGTCAACGACTCGTACGCCGAGATGACCGGCTACGACCGCGAGGAGCTGATCGGCGAGCACGTCACGACGGTCGTCGACCGGGACGTCGCCGAGGCGGCCCGCGGGGTCGAGGCCGAGATGCGCGACGGGCGCTTCGACGGGACGCCGATCGAGGCCGAACTCGAGACGAGGGACGGCGACCGGGTCCCCGCGGAGGCGACGTTCGCGATACTGGAGACCGGCGACGGCGGGGAGCAGCGCGTCGGCGTCGTGCGAGACGTCACCGACCGACGGGAGTACGAGCGCCGGCTCGAGGCGTCCAACGAGCGACTCGAACAGTTCGCGTACGCCGCCTCCCACGACCTCCAGGAGCCCCTTCGGATGGTCTCCAGCTACCTCCAGCTGATCGAGCGCCGCTACGCCGACGAGCTGGACGACGAGGGCCGGGAGTTCCTGGCGTTCGCGGTCGACGGCGCCGACCGCATGCGGGAGATGATCGAGGGACTGCTCGAGTACTCCCGCATCGAGACCCGGGGCGAGCCGTTCGAGCCCGTCGACCTCGACGACGTGCTCGCGGAGGTCCGCGACGACCTGCAGATCCGGATCGAGGAGACGAACGCCGAGATCGACGCCGAGTCGCTGCCGACCGTCGAGGGCGACCGCGGCCAGCTTCGACAGGTGCTCCAGAACCTGATCGACAACGCCATCGAGTACTCCGGCGACGCGCCGCCCAGGATCCACGTCGGCGCAGAGCGGAACGGAAGCGAGTGGGCAATCTCGGTCAGCGACAGGGGGATCGGCATCGATCCGGACGACGCCGACCGCGTCTTCGAGGTGTTCCAGCGCCTCCACACCCACGAGGAACACGAGGGCACCGGCATCGGCCTCGCGCTGTGTCGCCGCATCGTCGAGCGCCACGGCGTCCAACCGAGCGAAGCGAGGCTGGGCTCGGAGGACGAACAGAGCGAGTCCCGCGGCGTCCGCGCGAACGGGGTGAGCGCGGGCTCGACAGACGGGCGAAGCGAGTCTGTCGGCGGCGACATCCGGATCGACTCCGAACCCGGCGAGGGGACGACGGTCACCTTCACGCTGCCAGCGGCGGACGGCGACCGGTGACGGTCCCCGCTGTCGGCCCCCACGGCTTCGCAGAACCGGCCGAGAACGACCAAAACGCAGGAGTTATCCTCCGGACGACACTAGTTACGGGCACCTCTATGGACGCGACGTCAGCCAGTCGTCGTCGGGCCGCGCCAGCGAAGGCATGACGGCGGGCCCGGACCTGCCGGTCGTTCTCGTCGCGGTCGCGCTCCCGTTCACAGCCGTGGCGCTGGTTCCGACGGCCTACCGCCTGCTCGGGACGCAGACCGGCTATCTCGGCGCGGCCGTCGCCGCTGCCTGCTTCGCCTTGCTGGCGACCCAGTACGGCGCGACTGGCACCGTCGGGCTGGAGTGGGTCCCGTCGCTGGGGATCGGCCTCCGGTTCCGCGTCGACGGCTGGGGACTGCTCTTCGCGCTGCTGGCCAGCGGCATCGGCGTCCTCGTGTTCACCTACTCGGCCGGCTACCTGCACGGCGGGCGGGAACTCGTCCGCTACTACGGCGCCCTGCTGGCCTTCATGGGCTCGATCCTGGGCGTCGCGCTGGCGGCGGACCTGGTCGCGCTGTTCCTGTTCTGGGAGCTGACCAGCGTCGCCTCGTTCGTCCTGATCGGCTACCACGACGACGACCCCGAGTCGCGGTACGCCGCGCGGATGGCGATGTTCGTCACCGTCGGCGGCGGCCTGTTCCTGCTCGTGGCCCTCCTGTTGCTGTGGCAGGCCTCGGGCGCGGCGTTCGGGTCACCCACGCTCTCGCTGACGGCGATGCTGGAGAACGCCGACGCGATGCGGGCAGCCCTCCGCGAGCGAGGGGCGTTCGTCCCGGTCCTCGCCCTGGTCGCCGTCGGCGCGGGGTCGAAGTCCGCGCAGGTGCCGCTGCACTTCTGGCTGCCCAACGCGATGGCCGCGCCGACGCCCGTCTCCGCCTTCCTGCACTCCGCGACGATGGTGAAGGTCGGCGTCTACTTCCTCGGCCGGGTCCGCCCGCTGCTCTCCAGCCCCGAGTGGACGCTGCTGTTCGCCACGGTCGGGCTGGTGACCATGACGGTCACCGCGGTGCTGGCCGTCGCCGCGACCGACGTCAAGGAGCTGCTGGCCTACTCGACGGCGAGCCACCTCGGACTGATGGTCGCCGCGTTCGGGTTCACGACGGCCTACGGCGCGGCCGGCGGTACGTTTCACCTGCTCAATCACGCCGCGTTCAAGGCCGCCCTGTTTCTCGTGGCCGGTATCGTGGCCCACGAGGCCGGCACGCGGCGGATCAACGACCTCGGCGGCCTCTGGCGGGACCTCCCGATCACGGCCGCCATCACCGCGGTCGCGGCGCTCGGGATGGCGGGCATCCCCTTCTTCAACGGCTTCTACTCCAAGGAGCTGGTCTTCGCAGCGGCCTACGAGGCGGCCAGCGAACTCGGCGGCCTCGCTTGGGCGTTCCCCGTCCTCGCGACGCTGGCCAGCGTGTTCACGGTGCTGTACTCGCTTCGCTTCCTCGCGATGTTCGTCGGCGAGAAGCCGACCGCGCTGGGCGAGGTCCACCGGCCGCCGCTCGCGATGCTCGTTCCGCCGGCCGTCCTCGCCGTCGTCGCCGGGACGATCGGGATCGCGCCCGAAATCGCCGTCGGCCCGGTGATCGAACCGGCCATCGCGGCCGTCGGCGGCGGGCCCGGGGACCCACACTATGTGGTTCCGACGGAACTGTCCCCCGCGGTGGCGATGACGGCCGTCGCCATCGGCGGCGGCGCGGCGGCCTACCCGTCGTACGACCGCCTCCACCGCGGGATCCGGGGAGCGGTCGCCGGCGCGCCGCCCGCGCGGGCGAACTGGTGGTACGACCGCGCGCTCGACGGCGTCGACCGGCTCGGGGCGGCGTCGGTCCCGCGGATCCAGAACGGCCTGCTGCGGACCTACGTGGGCTGGTTCGTCGGGCCGGCCTGCGGGCTCGCACTGCTGGGCTACGCCGCGACCGGGCTGGCACTGCCCGCGGTCGACCTGATCAGCGTCTCCCCGACCGTACTGCTGGTGTTGCTGGTGGCCGTCATCGCGGCCGGCACGGCGACCACGGGCCCGTCGCACGTGACGGGCGTCCTGCTGCTCTCCGTGCTGGGGTTCATGCTCGCCATCTTCTACATCCTGGCCAGCGCGCCCGACCTCGCGCTGACGCAGCTGGTCGTCGAGACGCTGACGCTGGTGATCTTCCTGCTCGTGATCGAGGAACTGCCGGCCTACTACCGCGAGGTTGAGGAGTCGATCGCGGTCAGGGACGTCGTCCTCTCGCTGGGCGTGGGCACCACCGTCTTCGTGACCGTCCTCCTGACGGCCGGGCGGACCGAGTCCGCGCTCGCTGGCTACTTCACCGAGCAGGCGATCCCGGAGGGCGGCGGGCACAACGTCGTGAACGTGATCCTCACGGACTTCCGCGCGTTCGACACGCTCGGGGAGTCGGCGGTGATCATCGTCGCCGCGATCGCGATCCTGACGCTCGTCCTGACCCGAGACAGGGGTGAGTCGCCGTGAGCACGGTCATCACCCGGACGACGACGCGGGCCGTCGTCCCGCTGATCGTCGTCGTCGCCGTCTCGCTGTTCGTCCAGGGGCACAACCTGCCCGGCGGCGGGTTCATCGGCGGCGTCCTCACGGCCGTCGCGTTCGTGCTGATCTACATCACCTACGGACTGGACTTCCTCGAGCTGGCGCTGCTGGGCAGCGTCGCCGAGACCGGCGGGGACCCGTTCGAGGACCGCATCGTCGACGCCTACCGGCGGCTGTTCGTGTTCGGCCTAGCGCTGGCCGTCGGCAGCGGCCTGACCGCGATGGCCTTCGGCTTCCCCTTCCTCAGCCAGTCGTTCGTGATCTACCACGACGTGCCGCTGTACCACGAGATCGAACTCGCCAGCGCGCTCGCCTTCGACCTCGGCATCTACTGCGTGGTCGTCGGCGGCCTGCTAACGATCCTCTCGGTGGTGGGATCGGAATGACGCTCGTACTCGCCACGCTGCTGGGACTGTTGTTCGCCTTCGGCACCTACCTGCTGTTGCGCCGTGACCTCGTGTGGGTGATCTGGGGACTGGCCATCGTCAGCCAGGCGGCCAACGCCTACCTGCTGACGGTCGCCGGGATCGCCGTTCCGGGCGTCGAGTCCGTCCCCGTCCTCGGTCACGGGGCCGAGGGAGCGGTCCCGGAGACGGCCGACCCGCTCGTCCAGGCGCTGGTGCTGACGGCCATCGTCATCAGCTTCGGGATGACCGCCTTCGCGCTGGTGGTCACCTACCGCGTCTACGAGGAGCACGACACCATCGACGTGTTCGAGATCGGGGGTGAGCGCTGATGGCGGCCGACGCGCTCGCCGTCGCGCCGCTTCTGGTCCCGCTGCTCGCGGCCACCGCGGCGCTGCTGACGCGGCGCTGGCCCGTGATCCGGACGTCGGTCAGCGTGGCCGGCGTCGTCGCGTACGCCGGCGTCGTCGCGCTGGTCGCGTGGCGGGTCGTCGTCGCCCCGGACGCCCCCGGGGCCGTGGCCTACCAGGTCGGCGACTGGCCGGCGCCGTTCGGCATCACGCTGGTCGTCGACGCGCTGTCGGCGTTCGTGCTCGTCCTGACCGCGGCCGTCGCCCTGCCGGCGATGCTGTCCTCGGTCCGGTACCTCCTGCCGGAGGACGAGGACGTCTACTACCACCCGCTGTACCACTTCCTGCTGGTGGGCATCACCGGCGCCCTGCTGACGGGCGACCTGTTCAACCTGTTCGTCTGGTTCGAGGTGCTGCTGATGGCGACCTACGTCCTCGTCTCGTTCTACGGCGGCGTCGCGCACACGCGGGCGACGCTGTGGTTCCTGGTGCTCAACATCGTCGCCAGTGCGGTCATGCTCGTCGCTATCGGCGGCCTGTACGCGACGACGGGGACGCTCAACATGGCCGACATGGCCCGGCGGCTGGCCCGGCCGGCGGCCTCCGGCGTCGCCGTGGGGCCGGTCGTCGGGCTGTCGGCGCTCCTGTTCGCCGTCTTCGCGCTGAAGGCCGGCCTCGTTCCCTTCCAGTTCTGGGTCCCCAGCGCCTACACGGCAGCGCCGCTGCCGGCCACCGCGCTGCTGGCCGGCGCCGTCAAGAAGGTGGGCGTCTACGCCATCCTGCGGCTGTACTTCACCGTCCTGTCCCCGGCGAGCGTCCCCGTGAGCCTGCCGGGCGTCGCAGGCGACTCGCCGCTGGCCTTCCTCGGGCCCGTGCTGCTGCTCATGGCTGCCGCGAGCGTCGTCTTCGGCGGTCTGGGCGCGATCCGGGGCCGCTCCGTCGAGGAGGTGCTGGCCTACTCCAGCATCGGCCAGGTCGGGTTCATCGCGATCCCAGTGGCCATCGCCGCGCTCGTCCCGTCGCCGGCCCGGGAGCTGGCCGTCGCCGCCGGGCTGGTGTACGCGCTGAACCACACGCTCGCGAAGGGGATGCTGTTCCTGGCCGCGGCGACCGTCCGGAGCGCGGCGGGCACGAGCCGGCTGTCGGAACTGGGCGGCCTCGCCGGCCGGTTCCCGGCGCTGTCCAGCGCGTTCATGGTCGGCGCGCTGGCGCTGATCGGGATCCCGCCGCTGTCGGGCTTCTTCGGCAAGTTCCTCGTGTTCGACGCGGCCGTCCGGGCCGACCGCTCGCTGACGCTCGCGGTGCTGGTCGGCGGGTCGCTTTTGACCATCGCCTACACGACCCGGGCCTGGCTCCGCGGGTTCTGGGGGGAGCGGACGGCCGCGGTGGAGACGGCGGTCCGCGACCCGGCACAGGTCGCCGTCGTCGTCGCCATGGCGCTGGCCGTGGCGGCCGTCGGCGTCGGCTTCGAGGTGGTCTTCGCGTTCGCGGAGGCCGCGGCCGAGGCGGCGACCGACACCGACGCGTACGTGGAGGTCGTCGCTCCGACCGGAGGTGTCGAGGAATGAAGACGCGCACCTGGCCGGTGTTCGGCGTCGCGCTCGGGGCGCTGCTCGTGTTCGTCCGGGGCGTCCAGCCGACCGCCGAGGCGCTCGCCGGCCAGTTCCTGTTCGGACTGGCCATCGGACTGCCCATCGCGTACCTGTTCCGGCGGTTCTACCCCGACCGGATCGACCCGGTCCGCGGCGTCCGGGCGCTCCCGTACGTGGCGCTGTACCTCCTCGCCTTCGGCCGCGAGGTCGTCGTCGCCAACCTCGACCTCGCGTACCGGGCGCTCGCGCCGGACCCGCCGCTGGCCCCTGAGGTCATCTACGTCCCGCTGCGGGTCGAGACGGAACTGGGGATCACCAGCATCGCCAACACCGTCACGCTCACGCCCGGAACGGTCGCGCTGGACTACGACGACGACCGCAACGCCATCTACGTCCACGTGATCGACGAGCGGGACCTGTCCGACGTCGTGGCCGCCATCCGCGAGTGGGAGGACTATGCGCTCGTGGCGCTGAACGAACGGCGCCGCCCGGGCGACGAGGCCGGCGACGTCATCGTCACGGGAGGTGAGGAGAGTGGCGACTGAGGCGCCGGCCCCGGTGCTCGAACTGGCGGTCCAGGGTGCGCTGCTGCTGATCGCCGGACTCTGCGTCCTCTGTGCCTACCGCGTCGTCGCGGGGCCGACCATCCCGGACCGCGTCGTCGGCCTCGACGCCATCGCGACGAACGTCGTCGCCATCGCCGTCCTCTTCGCCGTCCTGACCGGCCGGCCGCTGTTCGTCACGGTGTCGCTCGTACTCGCGATCATCGGGTTCATCGCGACCGTCACGGTCGCGAAGTTCGTCGTCGAGGGAGACATCATCGAGTAACCATGGCCGCCACGCTCACCACCTGGATCGAGATCGCACTGATCGCCGTCGGCGCGTTCTTCCTGACCGTCGGGACCATCGGACTCCTGCGGTTCCCGAACGTATACAACCGGATGCACGCGACGAGCAAGCCGACGACGCTCGGGACCGCCACCATCTTCCTCGCCGGGTTCGTCCACTTCGGCCCCGGCACCGGCCTGCCCGCGCTGGTCGGCATCGCCTTCCTGTTCCTGACGGTCCCGACCGGCGCGCACATGATCGCCCGCTCGGCCAAGCGGATGGGCATCCCCTTCGAGTCCAACGTCACCTGGCCCGAACTGCCGGGGACGCCGGAGGACGACGAGGAGTGACAAGGCCCCGAACGGATTCGGCACAAGAGCCGTGGGTGGCACGGTCGAACGTCCACCCGTCGGCCCGCGGCCGGCGAGCGGTGACCTGCGTTCCGGTCTGCCTTCCTTTTTCCACTTCTGGAACGTGTGCCACTTCCGTTATCCTTATCCCCCGAGGCGAGCAATCGCCGGGTATGGCAGAGACAGCGCGGGGCGTCGGGTACGCCGAGCTTGCGACGCTGAAACTGCTCGCGGTCGAGGGGGCCCTCGACCGCGAGCGCAAGGTCTCCTGTGCCGACCTGGCCGACAGCCTCGATGCCTCGAACCAGACCGCCTCCAGGCGCCTCCAGCGCCTGGAGGAGGCCGGACTGGTCGAGCGCGACATCGTGAGCGACGGCCAGCTGGTGTCGATCACCGGGACGGGCGAGCAGCGACTCCAGCGCGAGTACGCCGACTACCGGCGGATCTTCGAGGGGGCGTCCGGCGTCGACCTGACTGGCGTGGTCACCTCGGGCATGGGCGAGGGACGGCACTACATCACCCTCCCGGGATACATGGAGCAGTTCATCGACAAGCTCGGCTACGAGCCCTTCGCCGGGACGCTGAACGTCGACCTCGTCGGCGAGAGCGTCCGCAGGCGGGCGCGGCTGGGCGCCGTCGAGCCGGTCACCATCGAGGGGTGGGAGGACGACGAGCGCACCTACGGGCCGGCCTACTGCTACCCCGCCTCCGTCGTCGCGGGCGACGGCGAGTACGAGCCCGCTCACGTCGTCGCGCCCGAGCGGACCCACCACGGCGAGGACCAGCTGGAGATCATCGCGCCGGAGAAGCTCCGCGAAGTGCTCGGGCTGGCCGACGGCGACGAGGTGACCATCCATGTCGAGGAGTAGCGACCGCGCCGCCGGCGCCGTCGAGGACGCCGTCGCCGCGTTCGGCCGGGGGCGACCGGTGCTGGTCCACGACGCCGCCGACCGCGAGGGCGAGACGGACCTGATCTACCCCGCCGACGCCGTCGAACCGGCGGACGTCGCGCGCATGCGCAACGACGCCGGCGGCCTGGTCTGCGTTGCACTCCCCGACGAGGTGGCCGCGACCTACGACCTCCCGTTCGTCCGCGGGGAACTCGACCACCCCGCCGCCGACGGGCACGACGTCGACTACGACGAGCGCTCGTCCTTTTCGATCACGGTCAACCACCGCGACACCTTCACCGGCATCACCGACGAGGACCGCTCGCAGACCATCACGGCGCTGGCGGACGCCGCCGCGGACGGCCGGGACGCCGCGGGCGACGAGGGGCCCGGCGCAGACGACTTCGCGGCGTCGTTCCGCT
This genomic interval from Halomicrobium urmianum contains the following:
- a CDS encoding sensor histidine kinase: MGVPSARRSPTALIAVNVFLIAIIAAGLGFRVASGAELSGACLASVATGVPAHVAFAVGAYRLGRSEVTPESYPRIVRWTLVGAGLLAALVGVFAVTLHESWVAVAGTIRWAVGIGGGAGFFAGFVSARLTEQRLAAERASVRAEEARRRQESLEYLNALLRHEVLNAATVVSGRTAHLQSQSEDDDLAEHLAAIRRQADDMAATVDDVRTLIQASTDAADLEPIDAVPIVEEQLRTLDEQYDRLRTESDLPATAVVRADDLLGRLFEELFRNCIEHADAAPVRLTVTGRTTDEHLVVEVADDGPGIPPDLREGLFAQGVDRLDEKSRLGAAIVGQLTETYGGDVELTETGPDGTVVTVRLPLATPRTGSGGSRSTTADDGRE
- the twy1 gene encoding 4-demethylwyosine synthase TYW1, whose translation is MSDSDSGGPKQVSDPEYHSENHTAAQTCGWTANAVRGEGKCYKYIFYGIESHRCIQMTPVVKCNERCVFCWRDHAGHAYELDGVEWDDPAAVAEASLDLQKRLLSGFGGNDEVPDQVFEEAMEPRHVAISLDGEPTLYPYLPELIEEFHDRDITTFLVSNGTNPDVLADCDPTQLYVSVDAPDRKTFDSTVKAVEDGAWDSLIDTLDVLAEKEETRTVIRTTLVKGHNMHHPAWYAAMCDRANADFVEMKAYMHVGHSRGRLDRDSMPSHDEVRAFTEDVQQFLPDHDVIKEVEESHVAVLARDEETWVPKLEKGSEFWERDPVVSY
- a CDS encoding PAS domain S-box protein, with product MGSSSPSESPLRTRAQRQEFVADIGRLALEAGDFERLLDEVVVGIAAGLDVPLSQALELRPDGDEALLRRGAGWDDGLVGTAAVPTEGSTAGRALETGEPVAVDDLRADERSAAAGALTDRDVVAAVSVVVGPRDDPWGVLEAYATEDGAFADADVAFLRSVANALAAAVETDRVRDDRDRELERYERLVDRLPVGVYRNTPGHDGEFVEVNDAMLSIFDADSESELLDCDVSALYPDPEQRSEFSERLEREGVVEDVELKQETLDGRPIWISVTAIRTEEDGEVYFDGIVRDVTERKRTQQRLAEERDTFAEGPAVVFRWKNEEGWPVEYVSENVEDVFGYAPAELESGDVPYTDLLLEGEIDRIAAEVAEHSDETTERFSHEPYRVRTKDGEVRWVKDTTKVVRDEAGEITHYMGYLVDITERTVRERELEESEQRYRTLIDHFPNGAVALVDEDLRYRTVGGEPERIADLTADELEGEPVAEAVSPELAAELVPRYEAALEGTADSFEAELDGRCFQFQVVPVRDGDGEVFAALGTSQDVTERTKHERMLTKYEAIVETIDDGIYVKDEDGRFTIVNEAYAEMTGYDREELIGEHASMVVDESTIQRSRATLDSGDGNRVMEADIETAGGDRLPAEATFATLETGDGESEEIGVVRDVSERKERERELERYETIVEAVNDGVYVVDEDGRFTMVNDSYAEMTGYDREELIGEHVTTVVDRDVAEAARGVEAEMRDGRFDGTPIEAELETRDGDRVPAEATFAILETGDGGEQRVGVVRDVTDRREYERRLEASNERLEQFAYAASHDLQEPLRMVSSYLQLIERRYADELDDEGREFLAFAVDGADRMREMIEGLLEYSRIETRGEPFEPVDLDDVLAEVRDDLQIRIEETNAEIDAESLPTVEGDRGQLRQVLQNLIDNAIEYSGDAPPRIHVGAERNGSEWAISVSDRGIGIDPDDADRVFEVFQRLHTHEEHEGTGIGLALCRRIVERHGVQPSEARLGSEDEQSESRGVRANGVSAGSTDGRSESVGGDIRIDSEPGEGTTVTFTLPAADGDR